CGGAAGCTCCTGGAGAGCGAAGGGGGCGCGTTCCCCGGGTTCACGGATCCGCTCGAGATCCTCCGCACGTACAACGCGCTCCTCGACGCGCGGGGAGTCCTCGATGCGGGGGACATCCGGTACCGTCCCGTGGACGACGATCTGGAAGTGTCGATCGGGAAGACGTGCCCGCCCCGCGGTACATGCAGCTGGATGCACGACGAGGGCGGACGGATTCCTTGCTTCCGTGCCATCGCGATGGGCGAGGTGCTCCGCATCGTGGGCCACCGAACCTGTGATTCCTCCCTGGTCCGCTTCGACATCCCCTGCAGACTTCGATTCAGCCATCTTGGAGTGGAGGCGTCGGAAGATGGAGATTAAGAAGATCCCCACGTTCGTCGAGGGACTCGACGACGCACTCGGCGGCGGGCTCCCTACGGGACATGTGATCCTGGTGTCGGGCCTGCCCGGGACGATGAAGTCCACCCTGGCGTATGCGATCCTGCACAACAATGCGGAGAAGCGGCACGCCAAGGCGCTCTACGTAACCCTTGAGCAGACCCGCCGCAGCCTGCTCGCCCAGATGGACGCCATGGGCATCCCCACCGAGGCGGTCCGTGGCGATCTCCACTTGCTCGATGTGGGAACCATCCAGAAGGAGATCGGGAAGAGCGCCACGAAACCTTGGATTGAGTTCCTGCGGAGGAGCCTGACAACCGCCCGGGAAATCGACGGGGTGGACCTGGTGGTGATCGACTCCCTGGAGGCCCTCGAGGTCATCGCGAAGTTCCAGGACCGCCGGGCGGAGTTGTTCCAGTTCTTCGAGTGGTTGCGAGACTTCGGCGCCACGACCCTCGTCCTCGCAGAAGCAGCACCCGAGGCGGGTTTCCTCGGGTTGGAGGCGCCGCCGCAGCGGAAGGACGAGGCCTACCTCGCGGACGGCATCATCGAGCTCAAGATGCACCCGATCTCGGACGTGGAGGTCCAGCGGCGGATCCGCATCGTGAAGATGCGCGGGTCGAACCACAAGACGGGCTTCCACGCGCTCGTGTTCGAGGATGGACGGTTCCTGGTGACGTCGGTGATCAGCCTATGAAGCTCTCCGTCCAGTGCCCCTCCTGTGATTCCACGAACGACCTGGGGCAAGCGCGATGCCGGGTTTGCGGGGCGGACCTGCGCGCCGCAATGGAGGCTGCGGGGACGCGATCCACGGTGCAGCTTCAACGCGTCCTCGGAGGGGAGGTGTACCGTGCGGTGACACCCGGGGGTCGACGCCCGCCCGAAGCAACCCAGGAGATCCCCCATGAGGCGGCGCCGCCAAACGGGGAACACCCCGAGCCGCCGGCCGCAGACCCTCTCGCGACCCTTACGGAGCGCATCGCGGCCCGAGCGACCGCCGCGGGGCAGCGGTTCAAGCAATACGCCGCCGATCGCCCGCGGCACGCCGAGACCGACGACGCGAAGAGCGCGGTCACGCACCAGCTCGACTCCGCCGCCCGCGCCTTCCGCGAGCGGCGCTTCGACGTCGCCATCGAGCATCTCCTCAAGGCCATCGCCAAGGAGGACGGCGATCCGCGGTCGTGGATCCTCCTGGGGGAGGCGTACCTGCGCCTCGAACGGCCCTACAAGGCCGCCGTGGGCTATCTCCGCGCGTTGCAGCTCGACGTGTCCAACGACAATGCGTGGCTCGGGCTCGCCCGGTCCATGAAGACCATGGAGGACCTCCCGGGCGCGCTCGAAGTCCTTG
This sequence is a window from Thermoplasmata archaeon. Protein-coding genes within it:
- a CDS encoding ATPase domain-containing protein, with translation MEIKKIPTFVEGLDDALGGGLPTGHVILVSGLPGTMKSTLAYAILHNNAEKRHAKALYVTLEQTRRSLLAQMDAMGIPTEAVRGDLHLLDVGTIQKEIGKSATKPWIEFLRRSLTTAREIDGVDLVVIDSLEALEVIAKFQDRRAELFQFFEWLRDFGATTLVLAEAAPEAGFLGLEAPPQRKDEAYLADGIIELKMHPISDVEVQRRIRIVKMRGSNHKTGFHALVFEDGRFLVTSVISL